The DNA sequence AATGTTGCTTACTTAAGAAGCCTGTTCATGGCGGCTGGCTATACGGTGGGAACCTTCACCTCGCCGCATATCGTCAGTTTCAATGAAAGAATCAGCATGAATGGAGCGAACATTCCGGATGAGGACGTATTGGAGCAAGCGAAAATCCTGCATGCACTCTATGAGGAAATCAGCCTGACGGATATGGGTCCGTTGACGGAATTCGAAGTGGTGACTGCCATGATGTTCTCCTATTTTGGTTCCCACCCTTGCGATGTCGTATTATTGGAAGTCGGGCTGGGCGGGCTGTACGACAGCACGAATGTTGCCGAGCCGGATTTGTCGCTCATCACGACGATTGGCAAAGACCACAGCAATATCCTCGGGGATACCCTTGCGGAGATCGCCTATCAGAAAGCGGGCATCATCAAGCAAGGGACACCTGTTGTCATCGGAAGATTGCCTGAAGAGGCTTTGTCGGTGATGCGGGACACTGCGGAAAAGCAGGCTGCACCATTGTATGCATTCGGCCCGGACTTCAGCATCGCCAATTGGCATGAGGGTTCCGATTACCATGAAGTCTTTGATTTCTCGTCTTCATTGGGCAACTTCGGAAACCTTGAAATCGCACTGATGGGTGGCCATCAAGTCGACAATGCGGCTACAGCGCTGCAGGCTTTCTTGCTGTTCTGCAAAAAATACGCTTTAGCCTATTCGGAGACGACAATCAAAGCAGGTTTGCTGGGGACGGCTTGGCCGGTCCGGATGGAGATCGTTTCGCAAAAACCGTTCATCATGCTGGATGGTGCCCACAATATCCCGGCTATGGAAGTGCTGGCTGAAGCGATCAAGAAGAAGTTTTCGGAAAAGGACATCACCATTCTGTTGGCTGCTTTGGCGGATAAGGACCTGGAGGAAATGGGCCGGCTGATCAAGGCGATTCCCGGCGGCAAGCTGCACGTGACCAGCTTTGATTTCCCAAGGGCCGCATCGGTCAAGGAACTGTGCGAGCGGATGGGCGCATCAGAAACTGAAGCCTACGAAGATTGGCGCTTTGCGATCGATGATCTGAAAGCGAAGCAATCGGAAAAGGGCATGTTATTGATTACAGGCTCGCTGTATTTCCTTTCTGAAGTAAGACATTATTTATTAAAGGATAAGGAGTTTTGAGATGCGTAAAAAAGCGGTCATTTTTGATATGGATGGACTGATGTTCGATACGGAAACGTTGGGCTACCAGGCACAGGGCGAATTGGCGGAAGAGCTGGCCTTGCCGATAGCGTTCGATTTCGACTATTACCTGAAACAAGTAGGCCGATCCGATAAAGATGTGATGCCCGAATTGGCATCCGACTTTGGTGATGCAGAACTGGCGGAACGATTCCTGAGAAAAATGAAGAAGAGACAGACTGACATCGCCTCTGAGCAAGGGCTTCCGATCAAAAAAGGCCTTTATGATCTGCTGGCCTTTCTGAAGGAGGTAGGTGTGGTGTGTGTCGTTGCTTCCAGCAGCCGAAGGAGAGAGGTCAGTTTTTACCTCGAATTGGCTGATATTTCGCAGTATTTCCGCTACCAAGTCTGCGGGGATGAAGTATCCTTCGCCAAGCCGGATCCGGAAATTTTCCTCAGCGCCTGGAAACCACTCGGCATTCCGAAAGAGGACTGTCTGATCCTGGAAGATTCGCTTAATGGCATCCGCGCGGCCTATGATGCGGGCATCGAAGTCATCATGATCCCGGATCTGATCGTTCCCGATGAAGAAGCGAAAGCAAAAACGACGGCCATTTTGCCGGACCTGCATGCGGTCATGGATTGGCTGAAAGAGAATTAACCTGTTCCGCTTTTTCCTGCGTATCTATTGAGTAGACGGAAGGAAAGGGGTAAAACAGGATGGTGCAAGAAACAAATCTGCTGATGGAGGTTCCCAAAGCATCGCGCCCGCGTGAAAGATTGGATCAATACGGAGAAAAAGCCTTGGCGACGCATGAATTATTGGCGATCATTCTGCGGACGGGACCCAGGGACAGCAACGTCATGCAGTTGGCGTTACGGGTGCTGAATGAGTTCGAAGATCTGCATTCCTTGAAGATGGCCTCGCTGGAAGAGTTGACTGCGATCCACGGAATCGGCCGAACCAAAGCGATCGAAATCAAGGCCTGTGTCGAATTGGGAGTCCGCGTAGCCAATGCGACGCAGTTGAAGAGCGGAACGATCACCTCTACGCAAAGCGCAGGAACACTTTTGCAGAAAGAGATGCGCGATCTCCAACAAGAGCACGTGGTGGCTGTCTATCTGAACACAAAGAACGAAATCATCAAGAAGAAGACGATTTTCATCGGCAGTCTGAACAGTTCGGTCGCGCATCCGCGCGAGATTTTTCGTGAGGCGGTAAGGTTTGCAGCGGCGCGGATCATCCTCGCACACAACCATCGTGAGACACGTTCGCAATTGAAAAGATTGCGCACACTGCCCGAATTGTCCTAAGGCAAAAGGAGAGTCGTGAACTCCAAGCCCGACGGGTGAAATGATAGGGTAACGTCTTGAAGCGCCCGCTCTGATACTCCGACATGCACCAATCAATGTATTAAGATTTGTGTGTGAATCTCGGTGAAGTCGGCTGAAAATTACCGTCTGATGAGCAACTAAATAGTGAACTTCAACGAAACCCCCTCAGCGGTGAGGGGTGTGATTGATAGGCCGGGAGTCGATTAAAAAAACTTAATATGGTGAGAATGTGGTAAAACACTGACGAACTAGCGAATGAAATATCTATAAGTGGTGAACATCCAGAAATGGATTTGTGGCTGACAGTATGTCAGTTGTGTTCCGTGGGCAAGTACCTATGATGGTTTCGAAAGCTCCATGTGCAGTTATAGGCTGCAGAGAGGACACCAGGTAAGAGCTAGCACCTAAGTTAAGGCATTGATAGGGTTTGGGGAACGTGGAAAGCTACCAGCGTGGAGAGAATACACTCAGTGAAGCGGTTGGAAGGAAAACGTAAGTATAACTTCCATTTATGGTAGTGAGAGCAGAGGCATGAGCGAAGAAGTTTCTGTAATGGAAATGGAGCAATAGCCTCAAGTCGTTAGCTATTCAATATTTCAACTCAGTCATATCAAGGATTCTCGTATGACTCAAAAGGTCACGAGCCTGCAAGGGAGCGTGATAGACCTTGAAAGAAAGTTTTAAGAAAATTCCGCAAATGAAAAATACAAGGCTACGGCATGCCGAATATTATGGTATGACTGAAACCTTCGACTCACTTTATGCTCGAAGTAAAACAAATGAAAACTTCAGCAATCTGATGCCAATCATCGCTTCTGATGACAACATTCTCTTAGCTTACAGAAATATCAAGCGAAACAATGGGAGTGCAACACCAGGTGTTGATAAAGTAACCATTAAGGACATCGAAAAGATGAGTCAATCCGATTTTCTTGAAGTTGTAAAAAGAAGATTCAATCACTATTGTCCTCGTAAGGTACGCAGAAAAGAGATTCCCAAAGCAAATGGGAAAACTAGACCACTTGGAATTCCGTCAATGTGGGATAGAGTTGCTCAGCAATGTATCTTACAAGTCTTGGAACCAATTTGTGAAGCAAAATTTAATAAAAATAGCTTCGGATTCCGACCGAACAAATCTGCTGAAAATGCAATCTCACAATGTGCGGGAAGAATAAATAGATCCAAGATGCAGTATGTAGTTGATATTGATATCAAGGGATTCTTTGATGAAGTCAATCATACGAAACTGATGAAACAAATCTGGACTTTTGGCATACATGACAAGCAGTTGCTTGTGATAATGCGCAAAATGTTGAAAGCTCCCATTCTACTTCCGGACGGAAAAACAATTCATCCGACAAAAGGCACTCCCCAAGGTGGAATACTATCACCCCTATTAGCCAATATTAATCTGAATGAATTCGATTGGTGGATAGCGAATCAATGGGAAAACTTTGAGTGCAAAAATATTACGGATTATTACAACAAGAAAACGGGACTTCTGTCCCGTCAGTATCGTTACCGTAAACTTCGCGAAACTTCAAATTTGAAGGAAATGTATATCGTAAGATATGCAGATGATTTCAAAATATTTACCACAACGAGAGCGAATGCAGAGAAAATCTTCATTGCAAGCAAAATGTGGTTGGAAGAACGTCTATCATTACCCATTTCAGAAGAGAAATCAAAAATCACGAACCTCAAAAAGAAAAGTAGTGAATTCTTAGGTTTCGAACTAAAAATGGAACGAAAAGGCTATGACCGAATGGGAAGAAAAAATTTCGTGTGTCAATCACATATCTGTGAAAAGGCAAAGAAACGAATCAAAAAGCAACTGAAAGATCAAATCAAATTAATGCAGAAAACACCCGATGGAACAGAATTGACTAAAAACATGGTCATTTACAACAGTATGGTGATAGGGATTCATAACTATTACCAAATCGCAACACAAGTAAATGATGATCTTATGCCAATTCAATATCAACTGACACAAGTTGAAAAACATCGCCTAAAACATCTTGCATTAAGAAAAACGACTAGCTATAAAATCAAAGATAAGGGAATTCAGCCCTATCTCAAATCCAAAATGACGAGATATATCAAAGGCTATCCTATTATCCCTATTGGTTTTATCAAAACAAGAACAGCACTACTTCCGAAAAATGGCATATGCAAATTCACTACCGAGGGTAGGAAGCTAATGCATAAGGAGCTCACGACCGTTTCAGAAGTCCAAATACAATGGTTACGAAAACACCCAGTAATCAATAAACGTGCGACCGTTGAGTTTAACGACAATCGAATATCACTTTTCGTAGCGCAAAATGGAAAATGCGGTGTAAGCGGTGAAGAACTTTTCCTCACTGAGTTTCATTGCCACCATAAAATTCCATGGGACAAATCGAAAGATGATAGATATTCTAATCTAATTCTGGTAACTGACAATGTGCATAGACTCATTCATGCCGCAAAAGAAGAAACCATAGCCAACTATTTAGAAATCACAAAGCTGAATAGCGAGCAAATCATTAAACTCAACAAGTTAAGAAAGCTAGTCGAAAACAAAGAAGTACAAACAGGAACGAATTAAAACGACTGAGAAAAATGAAGTATGTAACTAACGATGGAACGCCGTGTACGGTGAAAGCCGTACGCACGGTGTGAAGCGGGGGAAAAGTTCGAGATAACATCAAAGACTTACCTATCGCTATCCTCCGGGAACCCCGATCCTTCGGAAGCCGATCTGATCTTTACCCGCAGGATGGTGGAATGTGGGGAAATGATGGGGATCGAGATACTCGACCATTTCATCATCGGGGTCAACGATTATCTCAGCCTGAGGGAATACGGCATCATTTAGCTCCGTTTCCGCAACTATTTCCGCAAGCTGAAATGAAAATTTGATGGCAAAAAACTTGCAATATCGGAAAACCTGATATATCATTATGTTAGTGTTTTTGTTTGGTAAAGAAAAGATTGTCATGAACATTCCTATCGTACCAAAAGCAAGAATAACAATTTAGAGTGCTTTGCACGAGGAGGAATTTTTCATGGAAAAAGGAACAGTAAAATGGTTTAACGCAGAAAAAGGCTTTGGATTTATCGAACGCGAAAGCGGAGATGACGTATTCGTACATTTCTCAGCTATCTTAGGTGACGGATTCAAGTCATTGGAAGAAGGACAAGCCGTTTCATTCGAAATCGTTGAGGGTAACCGTGGAGCGCAAGCTGCTAACGTTGAAAAAATCTAATTTATCTTAACTTAATCGATCAAAAGGTCCGGGACACTGTCTCGGGCCTTTTTAAATGCCGGATGCCCGATGTTCGTCCGGGAACTCCGGTCTGCCGGAATATCCACTGTGAATTGTGCAAACATATTGTGTCAATTAGGATGAATAATTGGCGGCAGTATTACCAATTGACGGCATTCCTGTCAAATTGATTAATTCTTTCTTTTGTTTGTTACATTGATGTTTTTCTTGTTCTGGTTTGTGGTAAAATAGAAAAGAATTTGTTTGTGGGAGAGTTTGTAGTCAATCAGACGGAAGGATGAGAAGTACTTGGTAAGTTTGAATTTTAAGGGTAAGAACATCGGAATTGATTTAGGTACGGCCAATACGATCGTCTTCATAGCAGGCAAGGGCATTGTGATCAGAGAACCTTCTGTCGTCGCCAAAAATATCCATACGGGAGAAATTCTGTCCGTTGGGGAAGAGGCTTTCCAGATGCTCGGCAGGACACCCGGCACCATCGTGGCATCCCGACCGATGAAAGAAGGCGTCATTGCGGATTATGATACAACTGTCGCAATGATGAAATATTTCATCAAAAAAGCGACTGGAAATGCATTCATCAAACCATACGTGATGGTTTGCGTACCGAGTGGTGTGACGGAAGTCGAGAAGCGAGCAGTTCTTGATGCTACCCGGACAGCCGGCGCCAAAGAAGCTTTCATCATTGAAGAGCCTTTCGCTGCCGCGGTGGGTGCGGGTCTTCCGGTGCACGCGCCTACAGGCAACATGGTGGTGGACATCGGTGGCGGGACGACCGATGTGGCGACCATTTCGCTCGGAGGAATCGTTACGAGCCGCTCCAGTACAGCTGGTGGGGATCGCATGGATGAGGCGATCATTCAATTCATACGCAAAAAGTACGGTCTGTTGATCGGCGAACGGACTGCTGAAGATATCAAAATAACGATCGGCTGTGCCGATATCGAAAAGGCGGCTTCCTACGGCTCGATGGAAATAAGGGGCCGGGATATGGTGAACGGCCTGCCCAAGACTTTGGAGATCCATGCCAAGGATGTGGCGGTTGCGATCCATGATGTGGTCGAGAACATCATCCTTTCCGTGAGGGAAGTGCTGGAAGAGACCCCTCCCGAAATATCGGCTGACGTCATCGATCATGGCATCGTTCTTACAGGCGGCGGCGCTCTTCTGAAGAACATCGCTGAAGTCATTTCGGCGGAAGCGGAAGTCCCTGTATTCATCGCCAACGATCCATTGGATTGCGTCTCGATCGGAACAGGTGAAACATTGAAGAATATTAACGTGTACAAGCGTAAAAATTTTAGACAGTAAGCATAATGAATATAATTGAAAGTGATGTACGAAATGAGGTGTCAATGTGAATCAGTTTTTTAACAATAAAAAATTGATTATCCTATTGATCAGTGTAATCACCTTTATCAGCTTGATAGCATATTCTCTCACCAACAACAGAGAAGATACATCGCTACCGCAACAAGTGGGGAACGATGTGACAGGCTCCATTGCGAGAATATTTTCTAAACCGGCGGAAGTAGTGGCGAATTTTGTTGATTCAGTCGATAACCTGATGAATACGTATGAAGAAAACCAATCTTTAAAAAGTAAAATTGATACCGTTTATGAACTGCAAGTGAAAGTCTACAATCTGGAGCAAGAAAATGTACGGATGCAGGAAGAGCTTGAATTAAAGAGCACTTTATCGGAATATGAACAGATCAATGCTTCTGTGGTAGCCCGGAACCCGGATAGTTGGCTGAACCAGATCGTCATCGACAAAGGCTCGCAGGATGGTGTAGCGGTCGACATGTCGGTGATGGCCGGGAACGGTCTGATCGGCCGAGTATCCGAAGTCAATTCCACCAGCGCGAAAGTCCTCTTGTTGACCACTTCAAACGACACGACTAACCGCGTGTCAGCTGAAATCCAGACAGAATCCGGGCCTGTTCATGGCATCGTGAATGGCTATGATGAGAATACGAAGATGCTCTCCATGTCCCAGATTGCCCCAGATGCGGTGATCAATCCTGGCGACAGCGTGGCGACATCCGGATTGGGCGGTGTTTCGCCGAGCGCCTTGCTGATCGGCACCGTCAAAGAAGTATCCATGGACAGCTACGGTCTCTTCAAACAGGTGACAATCGAGCCGGCCGGAGAGGTTTACAATATCCGGTTCGTGACGGTCATCAAACGGCTGAGCGGGAGTGGTGAGTAATGGTGCAGAATAGATCTTTGCATCACACTTATTTCATCCCGGTGATGCTTTACTTGCTTTTGATCTTGGACGGCTTTTTGATCAACGCCTTTCCGGGGCAGTTTGTCAGTGAAGAGTATATCCTTGTGCCGCACTTGGCGCTGTTCGGGTTCGTGCTTTTTTCCTACTATTTCCCGAAGCAGCCGATGCAGTTGTACGCGATTCTGTTCGGTCTGTTGTTCGACAGTTATTATAGCGGCATTCTGGGTATTTATGCTGTCGCTTTTTCGGTGATTGTGTACTTCGTGAAGAAAATGCAGAAATACCTGACGGAAAACGTCTTCGTGTTGGCCTTGTTGTTCATCCTGGCAATCGTCATGGTGGATTCATTCGTTTTTGGCTTTTACAGTTTGATGGACATTACGCAGCTTGATTTCAGCGCATTCGCTTCAGGGCGTTTAGGACCGACCATTGTGTTGAATATTGTACTGTTCATTGTAATTTATTATCCATTGTTTAAGCTTGTATCGTGGATGTATGATTAACCAGGATGAGAAATGGATGAGACCTTTTTTAATGAAATGCTTGCATTTCCCGAATGCTGTGGTATTATTGTCTTAAATTCTAAATGCAATGAAGAGAAAAAGTAACTTTTGACTATTTCCAGAGAGTTTGCGGGTGGTGTGAGCAAACAATAGCAATCAGTGAAATCACGTCTCTGAGCAAGAATGCCGAAAAGACAGTATCCGCTGTGCTCAGTAGGCTGACTCGGTTGTGCCCGTTACAGCACTGACGTTTCAAACGGAACGTTATGAGGCGGTTTCTGCGAAGATGCCGCAAAAAAAGGTGGAACCACGACTTCAATCGTCCTTTAACTTTCAGCAGGAAGTTAGAGGGCTTTTTTTATTGGAAACGGCGTGATGGGGGACCACCACAAAAATACGGTAGTAAAAAAGTACACATATATGGAGGAGAAGAATATGAAAAAATTAGCATTAATGTTGTTGGCGTCTACAAGTTTATTGGCTGCATGCGGTGGAGGAGCTGCTGAGGATTCTTCTGCAACCGGATCGGAAGATTCAGGGATCAAAGAAACACTGGTGATGGGGTTGGACGATACTTTTGCACCGATGGGCTTTAAGGATGAAAGCGGCGAAATCGTCGGTTTCGATGTCGACTTGGCGAAAGAGGTTGCGGAACGCTTGGATGTGGAAATCACTTTCCAACCGATTGATTGGGCAATGAAGGAAACCGAATTGGCTTCAGGGAACATCGACATGATCTGGAATGGCTATACGATCACGGAAGAGCGCAAAGAGAAAGTGCTTTTCACAGAACCTTATCTGAACAACAGCCAAATCATCGTCACAATGGCGGACAGTGCCATCGAAACGAAAGCTGATTTGGCTGGGAAAGTCGTCGCGACGCAACAAGGATCTGCAGCATTCGATGCCATCAATGCCGACGAAACGGGAATTGCTGCTGAGTTTGATGGGGGCGCGCCGATTTTGTACCCTACCTTCAACGACGTGTTCAATGATCTGGAAAGCGGCCGCAGTGATGCAATCGTCGTTGACGAAGTGTTGGGCCGTTACACAATGAAACTAAAAGGTGAGGAAAAGTATGCCGTTCTTGCCGATAATTTTGGCGAGGAAGAATATGGCGTGGGTGTCCGCAAGGAAGATACCGCACTGAAAGAAGCAATCGATGCAGCGATGAATGACATGCGTGAAGATGGAACTTACGATGAAATCTACGCAACATGGTTCGCTGAATAATAAAATTGTTTGTTGAGGGGGAAAGCCGTATGTTGGATAAGCTTCAAAAAGCCGCTTTGGTCGGAACGGGTTTATTGTTGTTGGCTGGATGCAACGGCGGGACTGCCGATGACGCTTCCGCCAGCTCGGAAGCTGTTGCTGAAGAAACACTGGTCGTTGGTTTGGATGACACTTTTGCGCCGATGGGATTCCGTGACGACAACAATGAAATCATCGGATTCGATGTCGATCTGGCGAAAGAGGTCGGTGAACGGATCGGGGCTGAAATGGTTTTTCAGCCGATTGATTGGGCAATGAAGGAAACCGAATTGGATTCCGGGAATATTGACATGATCTGGAATGGCTATGCCATCACGCCGGAACGGGCCGAGAAAGTCCTCTTGAGCGAACCATACATCGTGGATGCGCAATCCATCATCGTTTTGAAGGACAGCGACATCCAAACGAAAGCGGACCTGGAAGGGAAGTTGGTTTCGACACAGCAATCTTCCAGTTCGGTGGACAAGATCATGGAAGACGAGTCAGGTATATTTGAAAAATTGGGCGGGGATCTGGTGCTGTATCCTTCCAATAATAATTCCTTCAGCGACCTGGAATCAGGCCGCGTGGATGCCATCGTCGTCGGTGAAGTCTACGGGCGTTACTACATGAAGCAGTCCGGCAAAGACGTCTATCGCGTCCTGGAGGATAACTTCGGGGAAGATGAG is a window from the uncultured Trichococcus sp. genome containing:
- the ltrA gene encoding group II intron reverse transcriptase/maturase translates to MKNTRLRHAEYYGMTETFDSLYARSKTNENFSNLMPIIASDDNILLAYRNIKRNNGSATPGVDKVTIKDIEKMSQSDFLEVVKRRFNHYCPRKVRRKEIPKANGKTRPLGIPSMWDRVAQQCILQVLEPICEAKFNKNSFGFRPNKSAENAISQCAGRINRSKMQYVVDIDIKGFFDEVNHTKLMKQIWTFGIHDKQLLVIMRKMLKAPILLPDGKTIHPTKGTPQGGILSPLLANINLNEFDWWIANQWENFECKNITDYYNKKTGLLSRQYRYRKLRETSNLKEMYIVRYADDFKIFTTTRANAEKIFIASKMWLEERLSLPISEEKSKITNLKKKSSEFLGFELKMERKGYDRMGRKNFVCQSHICEKAKKRIKKQLKDQIKLMQKTPDGTELTKNMVIYNSMVIGIHNYYQIATQVNDDLMPIQYQLTQVEKHRLKHLALRKTTSYKIKDKGIQPYLKSKMTRYIKGYPIIPIGFIKTRTALLPKNGICKFTTEGRKLMHKELTTVSEVQIQWLRKHPVINKRATVEFNDNRISLFVAQNGKCGVSGEELFLTEFHCHHKIPWDKSKDDRYSNLILVTDNVHRLIHAAKEETIANYLEITKLNSEQIIKLNKLRKLVENKEVQTGTN
- the mreD gene encoding rod shape-determining protein MreD, which translates into the protein MVQNRSLHHTYFIPVMLYLLLILDGFLINAFPGQFVSEEYILVPHLALFGFVLFSYYFPKQPMQLYAILFGLLFDSYYSGILGIYAVAFSVIVYFVKKMQKYLTENVFVLALLFILAIVMVDSFVFGFYSLMDITQLDFSAFASGRLGPTIVLNIVLFIVIYYPLFKLVSWMYD
- the mreC gene encoding rod shape-determining protein MreC; its protein translation is MNQFFNNKKLIILLISVITFISLIAYSLTNNREDTSLPQQVGNDVTGSIARIFSKPAEVVANFVDSVDNLMNTYEENQSLKSKIDTVYELQVKVYNLEQENVRMQEELELKSTLSEYEQINASVVARNPDSWLNQIVIDKGSQDGVAVDMSVMAGNGLIGRVSEVNSTSAKVLLLTTSNDTTNRVSAEIQTESGPVHGIVNGYDENTKMLSMSQIAPDAVINPGDSVATSGLGGVSPSALLIGTVKEVSMDSYGLFKQVTIEPAGEVYNIRFVTVIKRLSGSGE
- a CDS encoding cold-shock protein, translated to MEKGTVKWFNAEKGFGFIERESGDDVFVHFSAILGDGFKSLEEGQAVSFEIVEGNRGAQAANVEKI
- a CDS encoding amino acid ABC transporter substrate-binding protein, which codes for MLDKLQKAALVGTGLLLLAGCNGGTADDASASSEAVAEETLVVGLDDTFAPMGFRDDNNEIIGFDVDLAKEVGERIGAEMVFQPIDWAMKETELDSGNIDMIWNGYAITPERAEKVLLSEPYIVDAQSIIVLKDSDIQTKADLEGKLVSTQQSSSSVDKIMEDESGIFEKLGGDLVLYPSNNNSFSDLESGRVDAIVVGEVYGRYYMKQSGKDVYRVLEDNFGEDEMAVAFKKDNTELQERVDAALADMKEDGTFDEIYDKWFYSE
- a CDS encoding HAD family phosphatase is translated as MRKKAVIFDMDGLMFDTETLGYQAQGELAEELALPIAFDFDYYLKQVGRSDKDVMPELASDFGDAELAERFLRKMKKRQTDIASEQGLPIKKGLYDLLAFLKEVGVVCVVASSSRRREVSFYLELADISQYFRYQVCGDEVSFAKPDPEIFLSAWKPLGIPKEDCLILEDSLNGIRAAYDAGIEVIMIPDLIVPDEEAKAKTTAILPDLHAVMDWLKEN
- a CDS encoding folylpolyglutamate synthase/dihydrofolate synthase family protein, whose protein sequence is MFATYEEAMEWIHTRKGMGPKPGIVRMKWLMEKLGHPERKFRSIHIAGTNGKGSNVAYLRSLFMAAGYTVGTFTSPHIVSFNERISMNGANIPDEDVLEQAKILHALYEEISLTDMGPLTEFEVVTAMMFSYFGSHPCDVVLLEVGLGGLYDSTNVAEPDLSLITTIGKDHSNILGDTLAEIAYQKAGIIKQGTPVVIGRLPEEALSVMRDTAEKQAAPLYAFGPDFSIANWHEGSDYHEVFDFSSSLGNFGNLEIALMGGHQVDNAATALQAFLLFCKKYALAYSETTIKAGLLGTAWPVRMEIVSQKPFIMLDGAHNIPAMEVLAEAIKKKFSEKDITILLAALADKDLEEMGRLIKAIPGGKLHVTSFDFPRAASVKELCERMGASETEAYEDWRFAIDDLKAKQSEKGMLLITGSLYFLSEVRHYLLKDKEF
- the radC gene encoding DNA repair protein RadC gives rise to the protein MVQETNLLMEVPKASRPRERLDQYGEKALATHELLAIILRTGPRDSNVMQLALRVLNEFEDLHSLKMASLEELTAIHGIGRTKAIEIKACVELGVRVANATQLKSGTITSTQSAGTLLQKEMRDLQQEHVVAVYLNTKNEIIKKKTIFIGSLNSSVAHPREIFREAVRFAAARIILAHNHRETRSQLKRLRTLPELS
- a CDS encoding amino acid ABC transporter substrate-binding protein is translated as MKKLALMLLASTSLLAACGGGAAEDSSATGSEDSGIKETLVMGLDDTFAPMGFKDESGEIVGFDVDLAKEVAERLDVEITFQPIDWAMKETELASGNIDMIWNGYTITEERKEKVLFTEPYLNNSQIIVTMADSAIETKADLAGKVVATQQGSAAFDAINADETGIAAEFDGGAPILYPTFNDVFNDLESGRSDAIVVDEVLGRYTMKLKGEEKYAVLADNFGEEEYGVGVRKEDTALKEAIDAAMNDMREDGTYDEIYATWFAE
- a CDS encoding rod shape-determining protein → MNFKGKNIGIDLGTANTIVFIAGKGIVIREPSVVAKNIHTGEILSVGEEAFQMLGRTPGTIVASRPMKEGVIADYDTTVAMMKYFIKKATGNAFIKPYVMVCVPSGVTEVEKRAVLDATRTAGAKEAFIIEEPFAAAVGAGLPVHAPTGNMVVDIGGGTTDVATISLGGIVTSRSSTAGGDRMDEAIIQFIRKKYGLLIGERTAEDIKITIGCADIEKAASYGSMEIRGRDMVNGLPKTLEIHAKDVAVAIHDVVENIILSVREVLEETPPEISADVIDHGIVLTGGGALLKNIAEVISAEAEVPVFIANDPLDCVSIGTGETLKNINVYKRKNFRQ